One region of Kazachstania africana CBS 2517 chromosome 3, complete genome genomic DNA includes:
- the CAT2 gene encoding carnitine O-acetyltransferase CAT2 (similar to Saccharomyces cerevisiae CAT2 (YML042W); ancestral locus Anc_5.512) — translation MQIAKKHYRFPKPTPLSLYKRSLMTYSKDENQSQLLQKFPFETNNNEFYWAKQSNAVHQSNRLNFRGNTYQNQAQLPSLPIPDLKVTLNKYLKTIEPFINSSEELEQQKLLIQNFLQGMGPILQNRLIQFSNDKRNWLSTFWDEQAYLQYNDPVVPYVSYFFSHKPLPMTHAEIEKDPLVKATAIIMTVVKFIEALKDEILPPELIRKVPFCMNSFQLMFNNSRKPGQSKDSNVFYSIYENNFMIISFKGNFFRVSTHDTDGKPLSANNIWQQLYSIVTLNVTQQDHIGCLTSLPRDEWRKSYAQLINDPISKKSLETIYKSSFILCLDLDETPITLESQARNSWHGNGFNRFYDKPLQFIVCGNGHSGFLAEHSKMDGTPNLFLNNYIMQQLSKLSPREFLNQIVMTPNEIYRPELLPFAINTSLQRDIKLAKTKFKQVMGQHDLKVWQYKRYGKNFMKKHKISPDAYIQQIIQLAIYKYLGRQLPTYEAASTRMFFKGRTETGRVVTTASSQFVRTWEDPNVALSEKINLFKQATADHSAYLKEAASGNGVDRHFFGLKNMLQDGENVPLFDDLIFNYSSTWLVSTSQLSSEFLNGYGWSQVNDIGVGLAYMINNDWLHINIVCKPEFSLFDVNELHYILTEAADELGEALETVHLETAKL, via the coding sequence GTAATACTTATCAAAACCAAGCTCAACTGCCTTCCTTGCCAATACCAGATTTGAAAGTCactttaaataaatatctAAAAACTATTGAACCATTTATTAATTCTAGTGAAGAATTAGAGcaacaaaaattattaattcaaaattttttgcaaGGAATGGGTCCAATTTTGCAAAATCGTCTCATTCAATTTTCCAACGATAAGAGAAATTGGTTATCAACATTTTGGGATGAACAAGCTTACCTACAATATAATGATCCTGTTGTACCTTACGTATCGTATTTCTTCAGTCATAAACCTCTTCCAATGACGCATgcagaaattgaaaaagaccCATTGGTTAAAGCGACAGCAATTATAATGACAGTAGTGAAATTTATCGAGGCACTTaaggatgaaattttacCTCCAGAACTAATTAGAAAAGTACCTTTTTGTATGAACAGTTTTCAATTAATGTTTAATAATTCACGTAAACCTGGTCAATCTAAGGATTCAAACgtattttattcaatatatgAGAATAATTTCATGATCATCTCATTTAAGGGAAATTTCTTTAGAGTGAGTACGCATGATACAGATGGTAAGCCATTATCTGCAAACAATATATGGCAACAACTTTATTCTATTGTCACCTTGAATGTCACACAACAAGACCATATTGGCTGCTTGACATCGTTACCAAGAGACGAATGGCGGAAGTCATATGCGCAACTAATCAATGatccaatttcaaaaaaatctctTGAGACCATTTATAAATCGTCATTCATATTATGTCTAGATTTAGATGAAACACCAATAACGCTTGAATCGCAAGCAAGAAACTCGTGGCATGGTAATGGATTCAATAGGTTCTACGATAAGCCGCTACAATTTATTGTATGTGGTAATGGTCATTCTGGTTTCTTAGCAGAACATTCGAAAATGGACGGTACTCcaaatttgtttttaaACAACTATATTATGCAACAATTAAGCAAGTTGAGTCCAAGGGAATTTCTTAATCAAATTGTTATGACCccaaatgaaatttacAGGCCAGAATTGCTGCCTTTTGCGATAAATACATCCCTACAGAGAGATATAAAGCTAgcaaaaacaaaattcaaacaaGTTATGGGTCAGCATGATTTAAAGGTTTGGCAATACAAGAGATATGGTAAAAACTTTATGAAGAAACATAAGATATCACCAGATGCGTATATTCaacaaattattcaattggCTATTTACAAATATCTGGGTAGGCAGCTACCTACGTATGAGGCTGCGTCTACTAGAATGTTTTTCAAAGGTAGAACGGAGACTGGAAGGGTAGTAACTACGGCTTCTTCCCAGTTCGTAAGAACTTGGGAAGATCCTAACGTGGCACTATCtgagaaaataaatttgtttaaaCAAGCAACTGCAGATCACTCAGCTTACTTAAAGGAAGCAGCAAGTGGGAACGGTGTGGATAGGCATTTTTTTGGCttaaaaaatatgttaCAAGACGGAGAAAATGTTCCCTTATTTGATGATCtaattttcaattactCTTCAACTTGGCTCGTTTCCACTTCACAATTATCTAGCGAATTCTTGAATGGATATGGATGGTCGCAAGTTAATGACATTGGGGTGGGTCTGGCATATATGATCAATAATGACTGGCTTCATATTAATATCGTTTGCAAGCcagaattttcattatttgacGTGAATGAGCTCCACTATATATTAACTGAGGCAGCAGACGAACTTGGCGAAGCCTTGGAAACGGTCCATCTGGAGACTGCTAAGCTATAA